One window of Erwinia aphidicola genomic DNA carries:
- a CDS encoding alpha-2-macroglobulin family protein has product MDVLKFLLRLPFILVNALCWLICLLLRLLGRILRPLLGEVNWRAPVWVAPLKNGFQRLEQGVNRHPKAITASLLLLVAMAAAAFYGWHEWQNRPKPIEVAPLAVQHSQVSAVDPSAVDYSQAKPAVQTLTLRFNQSVAPVTRVGKTVTDGITLKPALKGGWQWQNAWTLTFTPEQPLPLGAGYDVTLKPETLLAPQIRIDKTDYHFSTPAFDYQVASTEYYQDPQDSSQHSAIFNIKFNAPADVQSVEKQLSLGLTSAKGQSEQPLKFSVTWDEKKLNAWVRSAPLQPMDHGGFVHLKVNGSVKSSHPGNDAGRKAEAWVTVPNLYSLSVSDISAMVVDKAGSQGERALILSFSDAVRDSDINKAVRVWLLPQHDPRHPDEEETDWDQQEVDQAVINQSARLPLSLNDTEESYQPQFSFKFDAPAHRWLLVEVNAAMTSSGGYKMPEKVWRVVQVPDYPQLLRFAAEGSLLSVKGDKRISVAARNVPGLRVDIKRVIPSQLQHIVSFKSREFASADFNRLNDEYFTEHFRYQTAVNNSHPGEVSYQGVDLSRYLSTDAKSHRGIFLLTLSQWTPGQKDQQPAEDEYQEEDAAAESVGDSRFVVVTDLGIIAKRSQDKTRDLFVQSIGSGEPVAGAQVSVVAKNGEKIMSRVTGSDGHVSFPSLEVYTNERQPVMFLVEKEGDVSFLPTGRDNDRGLDFSRFDVYGDATPDDKRTLSSYLFSDRGVYRPGDTFNIGLITRAADWAVLVTGVPVRAEIHDPRDKLMRTVPLTLTASGFNELSFTTAENAPTGEWNIYLYLPGKDEDSTRLLGSTSVNVKEFEPDPLKVKLTLTPDQQQGWVKPDQLKASIDVQNLFGTPAQKLRVASKLTLRPVYPAFDRYADYAFYEARSASDGYETELEESTTDDKGQAAIKLDLSAWGESTYQLQLLSEAFVAGSGRSVAATARTLVSPYDYLIGAKADGDLGYIRQNALRNVNLIAINPALDTIALSGLKLQLLQQKYLSVLTRQESGVYKYQSKLKEIPVSEIALDLPASGHSLALATDKPGDYVLVVQDAKGEVLNRIAYSVAGEANLTRSLDRNAELKMKLDRALYLPGDEIEVAISAPYTGSGLITIEKDRVYSWQWFHTTTTNSVQKIRIPSELEGNAYINVQFVRDINSDEIFMSPLSYGVMPFKISNAARKNTLTLTSPELLKPGQDLTIDVKTDGPQQVAVFAVDEGILQVARYRLTDPLDYFFRKRELSVESSQILDLILPEFSKLMSLTSAPGGDGAEGMDLHLNPFKRKRDKPVAYWSGIAEVNGIRQFTYPLPDYFNGKIRVMAISVTPDKIGKAQTATTVRDDFILTPNVPSMVAPGDEFDVSVGVSNNLNGQSAEPLPIAVQLTPPPQLEVVGSAQQSLSLAAKHEGMVSFRLRAKAELGDAPLQFSASFGDKTSRRTISTSVRPAMPFRIQTVMGRMNGSSQQVDNLRQMFGAYAQRQAAVSNSPLVLTRGLASYLADYPYYCSEQIVSQSIPLLLQSEHPELRGALDADKVRQQLKGILDVLRSRQNADGGIGLWMASPQVDPFVTPYVVQYLLEARAAGYPLPNGMLDEANVALRTLAASGYEDLYHLRLRAWAVYLLTRQGEITTSALASVQETLQKRFPQSWSSDLSALYLASSWKLLKADEEANRLLQPTWQALSKSWDNSWWTNNYYDPLVTDATRLYLITRHFPESISAVPPQVLENMVQALREQRYTTFSAAMSILALESYSAQVAQQNDPAALSISQQARGSKVPQLISTLQGRFAQGQFTAAASAVQFSNQGDAPAWYVVTQAGYDLAAPQQAVAKGLEISRDYTDAAGKEVSKVTLGQTINVRLKIRANANQALSNLAIVDLLPGGFEVVQQTPPAPENDAEEPSEEASSTWQSPLAANGSTWSPDYSDIREDRVIIYGSATKDLQEFVYQIKATNTGSFTIPPAYGEAMYDRDIQAMSAAQGKIEVVAAEAASAASR; this is encoded by the coding sequence ATGGATGTGCTCAAGTTTCTGCTCCGCCTGCCTTTTATCCTGGTCAATGCGCTGTGCTGGCTGATCTGCCTGCTGCTGCGTTTACTGGGGCGAATTTTGCGCCCGCTGCTGGGCGAGGTTAACTGGCGCGCTCCCGTCTGGGTTGCCCCGCTGAAAAACGGCTTCCAGCGGCTGGAGCAGGGCGTGAACCGCCATCCTAAAGCCATTACCGCCAGCCTGCTGCTGCTGGTGGCGATGGCTGCTGCGGCCTTCTATGGCTGGCACGAGTGGCAGAACCGGCCAAAACCCATTGAGGTTGCGCCGCTGGCCGTTCAGCATAGCCAGGTCAGCGCCGTCGACCCCTCTGCCGTGGATTACAGCCAGGCAAAACCCGCAGTGCAAACCCTCACGCTGCGCTTTAATCAGTCGGTGGCCCCGGTCACGCGGGTGGGCAAAACCGTCACTGACGGCATAACCCTGAAACCGGCCCTGAAGGGCGGCTGGCAGTGGCAGAATGCCTGGACGCTGACCTTTACCCCAGAGCAGCCGCTGCCACTGGGCGCGGGCTACGATGTCACCCTCAAACCGGAAACCCTGCTGGCGCCCCAGATCCGCATCGATAAAACGGACTACCACTTCAGCACCCCGGCCTTCGACTATCAGGTGGCTTCTACCGAGTATTATCAGGATCCGCAGGACAGCAGCCAGCACAGCGCCATCTTCAATATTAAATTTAACGCGCCTGCCGATGTGCAGAGCGTGGAGAAACAGCTGTCGCTCGGGCTGACCAGTGCCAAAGGTCAATCTGAGCAGCCGCTAAAATTCAGCGTCACCTGGGATGAAAAGAAACTGAACGCCTGGGTGCGCTCTGCGCCGCTGCAGCCGATGGATCACGGTGGCTTTGTGCATCTCAAGGTTAACGGCAGCGTGAAGTCCTCGCATCCCGGCAATGACGCCGGGCGCAAAGCTGAAGCCTGGGTGACGGTGCCGAACCTCTACAGCCTGAGCGTCAGCGATATCAGCGCGATGGTGGTCGATAAAGCGGGCAGCCAGGGCGAGCGCGCGCTGATCCTCTCCTTTAGCGATGCGGTGCGCGATAGCGATATTAATAAAGCGGTTCGGGTGTGGCTGCTGCCGCAGCACGATCCGCGCCATCCTGATGAGGAAGAGACGGACTGGGATCAGCAGGAGGTCGATCAGGCGGTTATCAACCAATCAGCCCGGCTGCCGCTCAGCCTGAACGATACGGAAGAGAGCTATCAGCCGCAGTTCAGCTTTAAATTTGATGCCCCGGCGCACCGTTGGCTGCTGGTGGAAGTTAATGCCGCCATGACCTCCAGCGGCGGCTACAAAATGCCGGAAAAAGTCTGGCGCGTGGTGCAGGTGCCGGACTATCCGCAGCTGCTGCGCTTCGCCGCCGAGGGATCCCTGCTGTCCGTGAAGGGGGATAAGCGCATCAGCGTGGCCGCGCGCAACGTGCCGGGCCTGCGGGTTGATATCAAACGCGTGATCCCCAGCCAGCTACAGCACATCGTTTCGTTCAAAAGTCGTGAATTCGCTTCGGCCGATTTCAATCGTCTGAACGATGAATACTTTACCGAGCACTTCCGCTACCAGACGGCGGTCAATAATAGTCACCCGGGGGAGGTGAGCTATCAGGGCGTTGATCTGTCGCGCTACCTCTCGACTGACGCCAAATCGCATCGCGGCATTTTCCTGCTGACCTTATCGCAGTGGACACCGGGTCAGAAGGATCAGCAACCTGCAGAAGATGAGTACCAGGAGGAGGACGCTGCCGCAGAGAGTGTGGGTGATTCACGCTTTGTGGTGGTGACCGATCTGGGCATTATTGCCAAGCGCTCGCAGGATAAGACTCGCGATCTGTTCGTGCAGTCGATAGGCAGCGGCGAGCCGGTTGCGGGCGCGCAGGTATCGGTGGTGGCGAAAAACGGTGAGAAGATAATGAGCCGCGTCACCGGCAGTGATGGTCACGTCAGCTTCCCGTCGCTGGAGGTTTACACCAACGAGCGCCAGCCGGTGATGTTCCTGGTGGAAAAAGAGGGGGATGTCTCCTTCCTGCCGACCGGGCGCGACAACGATCGCGGCCTCGATTTTTCCCGCTTTGACGTCTACGGTGATGCCACGCCTGACGACAAGCGCACGCTCAGCAGCTATCTGTTTTCTGACCGCGGCGTTTACCGCCCTGGCGATACCTTTAATATCGGCCTGATTACCCGTGCCGCCGACTGGGCCGTCCTGGTGACGGGGGTGCCCGTGCGGGCAGAAATTCATGACCCACGCGACAAGCTGATGCGCACCGTGCCGCTGACGCTGACGGCGAGCGGCTTCAACGAGCTGAGCTTTACCACGGCAGAAAACGCGCCGACCGGCGAATGGAATATCTACCTCTATCTGCCGGGCAAGGATGAAGACTCTACGCGCCTGCTTGGCAGCACCTCGGTCAACGTCAAAGAGTTCGAGCCGGACCCGCTGAAGGTTAAGCTGACGCTGACGCCAGACCAGCAGCAGGGCTGGGTGAAGCCGGACCAACTGAAGGCCAGTATCGACGTGCAGAATCTGTTTGGTACCCCGGCGCAGAAGCTGCGCGTGGCGTCAAAACTGACTCTGCGCCCGGTCTATCCGGCCTTCGATCGCTATGCCGATTACGCCTTCTATGAAGCGCGATCCGCCAGCGACGGCTATGAGACCGAGCTGGAAGAGAGCACCACCGATGACAAAGGCCAGGCGGCCATCAAGCTCGATCTCAGCGCATGGGGCGAGTCAACTTATCAGCTGCAGCTGCTGTCCGAAGCCTTTGTCGCGGGCAGCGGTCGCTCGGTGGCTGCGACCGCCCGCACGCTGGTCTCGCCATATGATTATTTGATCGGCGCGAAGGCCGATGGCGACCTGGGTTATATCCGTCAGAATGCGCTACGCAACGTTAACCTGATCGCCATTAATCCGGCGCTGGATACCATTGCGCTCAGCGGCCTGAAGCTGCAGCTGCTGCAGCAGAAATATCTGTCGGTGCTGACGCGACAGGAATCCGGCGTGTATAAATACCAGTCGAAGCTGAAAGAGATCCCGGTTTCTGAGATCGCGCTCGATCTGCCTGCCAGCGGCCATAGCCTGGCGCTGGCGACCGACAAGCCCGGCGACTACGTGCTGGTGGTGCAGGATGCGAAAGGGGAAGTGCTCAACCGCATCGCCTATAGCGTGGCAGGGGAAGCGAACCTGACGCGCTCGCTGGATCGCAATGCCGAGCTGAAGATGAAGCTGGATCGTGCCCTGTATCTGCCAGGTGATGAGATCGAAGTGGCGATCAGTGCGCCATACACCGGCAGTGGGCTAATCACCATCGAGAAAGACCGTGTCTACAGCTGGCAGTGGTTCCATACCACCACCACTAACTCGGTGCAGAAGATCCGCATTCCGTCTGAGCTGGAAGGTAACGCCTATATCAACGTGCAGTTTGTGCGTGATATCAACTCCGACGAGATCTTTATGAGCCCGCTGAGCTATGGCGTGATGCCGTTCAAAATCAGCAATGCGGCGCGCAAAAACACCCTGACCCTGACCAGCCCTGAGTTGCTGAAGCCGGGGCAGGACCTGACCATTGATGTCAAAACCGATGGCCCACAGCAGGTGGCGGTGTTTGCGGTGGATGAAGGGATCCTGCAGGTGGCGCGCTATCGCCTGACCGATCCGCTCGACTACTTCTTCCGCAAGCGCGAACTGAGCGTGGAAAGCTCACAGATCCTCGACCTGATCCTGCCGGAGTTCAGCAAACTGATGTCGCTGACCTCCGCACCAGGCGGTGACGGGGCGGAAGGGATGGATCTGCACCTCAACCCGTTCAAGCGCAAGCGTGATAAACCGGTGGCTTACTGGTCCGGGATCGCCGAAGTCAACGGCATCAGGCAGTTTACCTATCCGCTGCCGGACTACTTCAATGGCAAAATCCGCGTGATGGCGATTTCGGTGACGCCGGATAAAATCGGTAAAGCGCAGACCGCCACTACCGTGCGTGATGACTTTATCCTGACGCCGAACGTGCCGTCGATGGTGGCGCCGGGCGATGAGTTTGACGTCAGCGTTGGGGTGAGCAACAACCTTAACGGCCAGAGCGCAGAGCCGCTGCCGATTGCGGTTCAGCTTACGCCACCGCCGCAGCTGGAAGTGGTCGGCAGCGCGCAGCAGTCGCTGAGCCTGGCCGCCAAACATGAAGGCATGGTGAGTTTCCGCCTGCGGGCCAAAGCCGAACTGGGCGATGCACCGCTGCAGTTCAGCGCCAGCTTCGGCGACAAAACCAGCCGCCGCACCATCAGCACCTCGGTACGCCCGGCGATGCCGTTCCGCATCCAGACGGTGATGGGGCGCATGAACGGCAGCAGCCAGCAGGTCGACAACCTGCGCCAGATGTTTGGCGCTTACGCCCAGCGTCAGGCCGCAGTGTCGAACTCGCCGCTGGTGCTGACCCGTGGATTAGCCAGCTATCTGGCTGACTACCCGTACTACTGCTCCGAACAGATTGTCAGCCAGTCGATCCCGCTGCTGTTGCAGAGCGAGCACCCGGAACTGCGCGGCGCGCTGGATGCAGATAAAGTGCGTCAGCAGCTGAAGGGCATTCTCGACGTGCTGCGCTCACGCCAGAACGCTGACGGCGGAATTGGTCTGTGGATGGCTTCACCGCAGGTCGACCCGTTTGTGACGCCATACGTGGTGCAGTATCTGCTGGAAGCCCGCGCTGCAGGTTATCCGCTGCCCAACGGGATGCTGGATGAGGCTAACGTGGCGCTGCGCACTCTGGCGGCCAGCGGTTATGAAGATCTCTATCACCTGCGTCTGCGTGCCTGGGCGGTCTATCTGCTGACGCGCCAGGGCGAAATCACGACCAGCGCGCTGGCCTCCGTTCAGGAGACGCTGCAAAAACGCTTCCCGCAGAGCTGGAGCAGCGATCTTAGCGCGCTCTACCTGGCCTCGTCGTGGAAGTTACTGAAAGCCGATGAGGAAGCCAACCGCCTGCTGCAGCCGACCTGGCAGGCGCTGAGCAAATCCTGGGATAACAGCTGGTGGACCAATAACTACTACGATCCGCTGGTGACGGACGCCACGCGGCTGTATCTGATTACCCGCCACTTCCCGGAGAGCATCTCCGCCGTGCCGCCGCAGGTGCTGGAAAATATGGTGCAGGCGCTGCGTGAACAGCGCTACACCACCTTCTCTGCCGCGATGAGCATTCTGGCGCTGGAGAGCTACTCCGCACAGGTGGCGCAGCAGAACGATCCGGCCGCGCTGAGCATTAGCCAGCAGGCCCGCGGCAGTAAAGTACCGCAGCTGATCTCCACGCTGCAGGGCCGCTTTGCGCAGGGGCAGTTCACTGCGGCGGCCAGCGCCGTGCAGTTCAGTAATCAGGGCGATGCACCGGCCTGGTACGTGGTTACACAGGCAGGTTACGATCTGGCTGCACCGCAGCAGGCGGTGGCGAAAGGGCTGGAGATTAGCCGGGATTACACCGATGCCGCAGGCAAAGAGGTCAGCAAGGTGACGCTGGGGCAGACGATTAACGTACGCCTCAAGATCCGCGCCAATGCAAACCAGGCGCTGAGTAACCTGGCGATAGTCGACCTGCTGCCGGGCGGTTTTGAGGTGGTGCAGCAAACGCCACCCGCGCCGGAAAACGACGCTGAAGAGCCGTCGGAGGAAGCCTCTTCCACCTGGCAGTCTCCGCTGGCGGCCAATGGCTCCACCTGGTCGCCGGACTACAGCGATATTCGCGAAGACCGGGTCATTATTTACGGCAGCGCGACGAAAGATCTGCAGGAGTTTGTCTACCAGATCAAAGCCACCAACACCGGCAGCTTCACCATCCCGCCGGCCTATGGTGAAGCGATGTACGATCGCGACATTCAGGCGATGTCGGCGGCGCAGGGGAAAATCGAGGTGGTGGCGGCTGAAGCAGCGTCTGCAGCGTCACGATGA
- the sseA gene encoding 3-mercaptopyruvate sulfurtransferase, producing the protein MTTLSLFVSADWLAEHLDDDNVQILDARMLPPGQEKTRDLSAEYRAAHLPDAPLFDIEALSDHTSPYPHMMPRGETFAVAMRELGVNSDKHLVVYDEGNLFSAPRAWWMLRYFGVSQVSILAGGLAGWKQAELPLASGAVELPEGEFEVAPGEGEIKRITDVLLVSHEGGAQIVDARAANRFHGEVDEPRPGLLRGRIPGSLNVPWNSLVSEGRLKPTQELGEIFSQQGVDLSQPVIASCGSGVTAVVVILALTSLGVKNVALYDGSWGEWGTRQDLPRVNDSIQG; encoded by the coding sequence ATGACGACTCTTTCTCTGTTTGTTTCCGCTGACTGGCTGGCGGAGCATCTCGATGATGACAATGTGCAGATTCTGGATGCGCGCATGTTGCCGCCAGGCCAGGAGAAAACCCGCGACCTCAGCGCTGAGTACCGGGCAGCACACCTGCCGGATGCGCCGCTTTTTGATATTGAAGCGCTGTCCGACCACACCAGCCCCTACCCACATATGATGCCGCGCGGTGAAACCTTCGCCGTGGCGATGCGTGAGCTGGGCGTGAACAGCGATAAACATCTGGTGGTCTACGATGAGGGCAATCTGTTTTCCGCCCCGCGCGCCTGGTGGATGCTGCGCTATTTCGGCGTCTCTCAGGTGTCGATTCTCGCCGGAGGCCTGGCAGGCTGGAAGCAGGCAGAGCTGCCGCTGGCCAGCGGTGCGGTTGAACTGCCGGAAGGCGAGTTTGAAGTGGCACCGGGTGAAGGCGAGATTAAGCGCATCACCGATGTTCTGCTGGTCAGCCATGAAGGTGGCGCGCAGATCGTTGACGCCCGCGCCGCCAATCGTTTCCACGGTGAAGTGGACGAGCCGCGCCCTGGCCTGCTGCGTGGCAGAATTCCGGGCAGCCTGAACGTACCGTGGAACTCACTGGTGAGCGAAGGACGCTTAAAACCGACGCAAGAGCTGGGTGAGATTTTCAGCCAGCAGGGGGTGGATCTGTCGCAGCCGGTGATAGCCAGCTGTGGTTCCGGGGTAACGGCGGTCGTGGTGATTCTGGCACTGACCAGCCTGGGCGTGAAAAACGTAGCGCTGTATGACGGTTCCTGGGGCGAATGGGGCACGCGCCAGGATCTGCCGCGGGTGAATGATTCAATTCAGGGCTGA
- the sseB gene encoding enhanced serine sensitivity protein SseB, which produces MNDLNSRLEEVLKLAATEPAHRPEFFSLLLDASVVVPGESAQSGQAIDASTPVDLQHWEKEDGTSIIPFFTSAEALEQAVSGEQAYLVMPVRTLFEMTLGEALFLNPKLPTGKEFSPREIAHLLGDDSNALSQQTVLEGGTALLLSEIAEPPAQMVDSLTQLFAKYKSVRRAYLAHIKERADQPANLLIGIEADGDVGAIIQAAGSVATDTLLEDEPIDICHVVEGEKGISHFFIAHITPFYERRWGSFLRDFKVKNID; this is translated from the coding sequence ATGAACGATCTTAATTCGCGCCTGGAAGAAGTGCTGAAACTGGCCGCTACGGAACCGGCGCACCGCCCGGAGTTTTTCTCGCTGCTGCTGGATGCCAGCGTGGTGGTGCCGGGGGAAAGTGCGCAATCCGGGCAGGCGATTGATGCCAGCACGCCGGTGGATCTGCAGCACTGGGAAAAAGAGGACGGCACCAGCATTATCCCGTTCTTTACGTCAGCAGAAGCGCTGGAGCAGGCCGTCAGCGGTGAGCAGGCTTACCTGGTGATGCCGGTGCGTACCCTGTTTGAAATGACCCTCGGAGAGGCGCTGTTCCTCAATCCGAAATTGCCGACCGGCAAAGAGTTTTCACCGCGCGAAATCGCCCATCTGCTGGGTGATGACAGTAATGCGCTGAGCCAGCAGACGGTGCTTGAGGGCGGCACGGCGCTGCTGCTGTCGGAGATCGCTGAGCCGCCAGCACAGATGGTGGATTCGCTGACCCAGCTGTTTGCCAAATACAAGTCAGTGCGCCGCGCCTATCTCGCGCATATCAAAGAGCGTGCGGATCAGCCGGCGAACCTGCTGATTGGTATTGAAGCCGATGGCGACGTCGGGGCGATTATTCAGGCGGCGGGCAGCGTGGCAACGGATACGCTGCTGGAAGATGAACCGATTGATATCTGTCACGTGGTAGAAGGGGAGAAGGGCATCAGCCACTTCTTTATTGCCCATATCACCCCGTTTTACGAGCGGCGCTGGGGCAGTTTCCTGCGTGATTTTAAAGTGAAGAATATCGATTGA
- the pepB gene encoding aminopeptidase PepB, which translates to MTTPMNITLSTAAADPRWGEKATLSSNDAGMTIHLTGSDPLVTIQRAARKLDGQGIRHVSLSGDGWDLESSWAFWQGYKSPKGEREVQWAALSEADQKELNSRLKAIDWVRDTINLPAEELGPEQLATRAIDLLCAVACDDVSYRIIKGDDLKAQKYMGLHTVGRGSTRSPVLLTLDYNPGGSDDTPVYACLVGKGITFDTGGYSLKQSAFMDSMKSDMGGAATLTGALALAISRGLKKRVKLILCCADNMVSGNAFKLGDIIHYRNGKTVEVMNTDAEGRLVLADGLIDASALTPELIIDAATLTGAAKTALGNDYHALFSFDDALSDSLMSSAKGENEPFWRLPLAEFHRSHLPSNFADLNNIASPAHSAGASTAAAFLSHFVTDYKQGWLHIDCSATYRKGAVDQWSAGATGLGVRTVANLLLSRA; encoded by the coding sequence ATGACCACCCCGATGAACATTACCCTGTCCACGGCAGCAGCCGACCCACGCTGGGGCGAAAAAGCCACCCTCAGCAGCAATGACGCGGGCATGACAATCCACCTGACCGGCAGCGATCCGCTGGTCACCATCCAGCGCGCGGCGCGTAAGCTTGACGGCCAGGGCATTCGCCACGTCAGCCTGAGCGGCGACGGCTGGGATCTGGAAAGCAGCTGGGCATTCTGGCAGGGCTATAAAAGCCCGAAAGGCGAGCGCGAAGTGCAGTGGGCTGCGCTGAGCGAGGCTGACCAGAAAGAGCTGAACAGCCGCCTGAAGGCGATTGACTGGGTGCGCGACACCATTAACCTGCCGGCGGAAGAGCTCGGCCCGGAGCAGCTGGCCACGCGCGCCATCGATCTGCTGTGCGCCGTTGCCTGCGACGACGTCAGCTACCGCATTATTAAAGGCGACGATCTCAAAGCGCAAAAGTATATGGGTCTGCACACGGTTGGCCGGGGTTCCACGCGTAGCCCGGTACTGCTGACGCTGGATTACAACCCGGGCGGCAGCGATGACACCCCGGTTTATGCCTGCCTGGTGGGTAAAGGCATCACCTTTGATACCGGCGGCTACAGCCTGAAGCAGAGCGCCTTTATGGACTCGATGAAGTCCGACATGGGCGGTGCCGCCACCCTGACCGGCGCCCTGGCGCTGGCTATCAGCCGCGGTCTAAAAAAGCGCGTGAAGCTGATCCTGTGCTGCGCGGACAATATGGTTAGCGGCAATGCCTTTAAGCTGGGCGATATCATTCACTACCGCAATGGCAAAACCGTTGAAGTGATGAACACCGATGCCGAAGGTCGCCTGGTGCTCGCCGATGGTCTGATCGACGCCAGCGCCTTAACGCCTGAGCTGATCATTGATGCCGCTACGCTGACCGGCGCGGCGAAAACGGCACTGGGTAACGACTATCACGCGCTGTTCAGCTTCGACGATGCGCTGTCTGACTCCCTGATGAGCAGTGCAAAAGGGGAGAACGAGCCGTTCTGGCGCCTGCCGCTGGCTGAGTTCCACCGCAGCCATCTGCCGTCAAACTTCGCCGATCTGAATAACATCGCCAGCCCCGCGCACTCGGCCGGTGCCAGCACTGCGGCGGCTTTCCTGTCGCACTTTGTCACTGACTATAAGCAGGGCTGGCTGCACATCGACTGCTCCGCGACCTACCGCAAAGGCGCAGTGGACCAGTGGTCCGCCGGTGCTACCGGGCTGGGCGTGCGCACCGTCGCTAATCTGCTGTTAAGCCGGGCGTAA
- a CDS encoding IscS subfamily cysteine desulfurase has protein sequence MKLPIYLDYSATTPADPRVAAKMMQFLTMDGTFGNPASRSHRFGWQSEEAVDIARNQIAELVGADPREIVFTSGATEANNLAIKGAATFHQEKGRHIVTCTTEHKAVLDTCAQLEREGFSVTYLDPQADGTLDLKQLQAALRDDTVLVSIMHVNNEIGVVQDIATIGDLCRERGIIFHVDATQSVGKLPIDLSQLNVDLMSFSAHKIYGPKGIGALYVSRKPRVRLEAQIHGGGHERGMRSGTLPVHQIVGMGEAYRIAREEMSVEMARLGALRSRLWAGLNRIEQVQLNGSLEHGAANILNVGFRYVDGESLIMALKDLAVSTGSACTSASMEPSYVLRAIGLDDELAHSSIRFSLGRFTSEEEVDYAIALVQKSIARLRELSPEWKAFKTNGVAQSS, from the coding sequence ATGAAATTACCGATTTATCTGGATTATTCTGCCACCACGCCAGCCGATCCCCGCGTGGCGGCCAAGATGATGCAGTTCCTGACAATGGACGGCACCTTCGGCAATCCGGCTTCCCGTTCACACCGTTTTGGCTGGCAGTCTGAAGAGGCGGTGGATATCGCCCGTAACCAGATTGCTGAGCTGGTTGGCGCTGACCCGCGTGAAATCGTCTTTACCTCCGGCGCGACCGAAGCCAACAACCTGGCCATTAAAGGCGCTGCCACCTTCCATCAGGAAAAAGGCCGCCACATCGTTACCTGCACCACCGAACACAAAGCCGTGCTCGATACCTGCGCGCAGCTGGAGCGTGAAGGCTTCAGCGTGACCTATCTCGACCCGCAGGCCGATGGTACTCTGGATCTTAAACAGCTGCAGGCTGCCCTGCGCGATGACACCGTGCTGGTATCGATCATGCACGTGAATAACGAGATCGGCGTGGTGCAGGATATCGCCACCATTGGCGACCTGTGCCGCGAACGCGGGATTATCTTCCACGTTGATGCCACCCAGAGCGTCGGTAAGCTGCCAATCGATCTCAGCCAGTTGAACGTCGATCTGATGTCGTTCTCCGCCCATAAAATCTACGGCCCAAAAGGGATCGGCGCGCTGTACGTTAGCCGCAAGCCGCGCGTGCGTCTCGAAGCACAGATCCACGGTGGCGGGCACGAGCGCGGCATGCGTTCCGGCACGCTGCCGGTGCATCAGATTGTTGGCATGGGCGAAGCCTATCGCATTGCCAGAGAAGAGATGAGCGTTGAGATGGCGCGCCTCGGCGCACTGCGCAGCCGCCTGTGGGCCGGGCTGAACCGCATTGAGCAGGTGCAGCTTAACGGCTCGCTGGAGCACGGCGCGGCCAATATTCTTAACGTCGGCTTCCGCTACGTTGACGGTGAGTCGCTGATCATGGCGCTGAAAGATCTGGCGGTATCGACCGGTTCGGCCTGCACCTCCGCCAGCATGGAACCCTCTTACGTGCTGCGCGCAATTGGCCTGGATGACGAACTCGCGCACAGCTCCATCCGCTTCTCGCTTGGCCGCTTCACCAGCGAAGAAGAAGTGGATTACGCTATTGCGCTGGTGCAGAAGTCTATCGCCCGCCTGCGTGAGCTGTCGCCGGAGTGGAAAGCCTTTAAAACCAACGGTGTCGCGCAGAGCAGCTAA
- the iscR gene encoding Fe-S cluster assembly transcriptional regulator IscR → MRLTSKGRYAVTAMLDVALHSHEGPVPLADISERQGISLSYLEQLFSRLRKNGLVASVRGPGGGYLLGKASDAIAVGAVITAVDESVDATKCQGKEGCQGGERCLTHVLWRDLSERISDFLNNITLAELVNNQEILDVADRQNSNEIRRAPNGRMQETINVNLRA, encoded by the coding sequence ATGAGACTGACATCCAAAGGCCGTTATGCTGTTACCGCTATGCTCGACGTTGCACTGCACTCTCACGAAGGCCCGGTGCCTTTAGCGGATATTTCAGAGCGTCAGGGCATCTCCCTCTCTTATCTTGAGCAGCTGTTCTCCCGTCTGCGCAAGAACGGTCTGGTGGCAAGCGTACGGGGTCCGGGCGGTGGTTATCTGCTGGGTAAAGCCTCCGATGCTATCGCTGTGGGTGCGGTGATCACCGCCGTTGACGAATCGGTTGATGCCACCAAGTGCCAGGGCAAAGAAGGCTGCCAGGGCGGAGAACGCTGCCTGACTCACGTCCTGTGGCGTGACCTGAGCGAGCGCATCAGCGACTTCCTCAACAACATCACGCTGGCTGAACTGGTTAACAACCAGGAGATCCTGGATGTGGCTGACCGCCAGAACAGCAATGAAATCCGTCGTGCGCCAAATGGCCGTATGCAGGAAACAATTAACGTCAATCTGCGCGCCTGA